The following are encoded together in the Thermosipho japonicus genome:
- a CDS encoding chemotaxis protein CheA codes for MSYEEYLSVFIDEGREYVQQLNDALLDLEKNPEDMEYINVAFRALHTLKGMAGTMGFENMAKLCHRMENYLDAVRSGKVSIDSDKLDYLFNGLDLIEKMLEKIASEGSEEIDEDVSGLVEIFEKLAQGEIVGKKQSKSTVTVENPQDNNDSEKSEPKEEAEEEADYMYEEDEALLHVVNEARKKGYDVIYTKVILAENVQLKSARMYMVFHGIEELGGEIIKSVPSVEDIENEKFDREVELYVIAKVEPLKLQEKLSAISEVEKVIVKKVEIKHKSEVKEKAKEEKKAEKHEEKKKNIKITQTVRVDIEKLDTLMNLMGELVIARSRIIDILKKYNIKEVDESLAQLSRITLDLQNIVMKVRMVPISYVFNRFPRMVRDISKNLGKEINFVMKGEDTELDRTFVEEIGDPLVHLIRNALDHGIETKEERIAKGKSPVGTLILSARHEGNNVVIEVEDDGRGLDREKILKKAIEKGLVDEVKASSLPDEKVYEFLFMPGFSTKEQVSELSGRGVGMDVVKNTVESLNGTVHIESKKGVGTKVIIKLPLTLAIIQALLVKVDKYIYAIPISVIDSTLIVLPEEIQMVQNKEVIVKRGEVIPIIKLWDVLGIKHNEELDELNVVVVKVANRKYGIAVDTLIGQEDIVIKSLGKLFADVKEFSGGATLGDGSIALIIDTLNLVE; via the coding sequence ATGTCGTATGAGGAATATTTAAGTGTTTTTATTGATGAAGGTCGTGAGTACGTTCAACAACTGAACGACGCTCTATTAGACTTAGAAAAAAATCCAGAAGATATGGAATATATAAACGTAGCCTTTAGAGCCTTGCATACTTTGAAAGGGATGGCAGGGACAATGGGATTTGAAAATATGGCCAAATTGTGTCATAGAATGGAAAATTACCTGGATGCTGTTAGATCTGGGAAGGTCTCTATTGATTCGGACAAGTTGGACTACCTGTTTAACGGATTGGATTTAATTGAGAAAATGCTTGAAAAAATAGCATCTGAAGGAAGTGAAGAGATAGATGAGGACGTTTCTGGACTAGTTGAGATCTTTGAGAAGCTTGCACAGGGTGAAATTGTTGGAAAGAAGCAATCTAAATCTACAGTAACTGTTGAAAATCCCCAGGATAATAATGATTCTGAAAAAAGTGAGCCTAAAGAGGAGGCAGAGGAAGAGGCAGACTACATGTATGAAGAAGATGAGGCGCTTTTACATGTTGTAAATGAAGCAAGAAAAAAAGGATATGACGTTATTTATACAAAGGTTATTTTAGCTGAAAATGTACAATTGAAATCTGCAAGAATGTATATGGTGTTTCACGGAATTGAAGAGTTAGGTGGAGAAATAATAAAAAGTGTGCCAAGCGTAGAAGATATTGAAAACGAAAAATTTGATAGAGAAGTAGAACTTTACGTTATTGCAAAGGTAGAGCCTTTAAAACTGCAAGAGAAACTTTCTGCAATTTCAGAAGTTGAGAAGGTTATAGTAAAGAAAGTAGAAATAAAGCATAAAAGCGAAGTTAAAGAGAAGGCAAAAGAAGAAAAGAAAGCAGAAAAGCATGAAGAGAAAAAGAAAAATATTAAAATAACGCAAACAGTCAGAGTTGATATTGAAAAATTAGATACATTAATGAATTTAATGGGAGAGCTTGTTATTGCAAGAAGTAGAATAATAGATATTTTGAAAAAGTACAATATAAAAGAAGTTGATGAATCTTTAGCTCAGCTTAGTAGGATAACACTTGACTTGCAAAATATTGTTATGAAGGTTAGAATGGTTCCAATTTCCTATGTATTTAATAGATTCCCTAGAATGGTTCGTGACATTTCAAAGAATTTAGGAAAGGAAATAAACTTTGTTATGAAAGGTGAAGACACGGAACTTGATAGAACCTTTGTTGAAGAAATAGGAGATCCACTAGTTCATTTAATTAGAAATGCTTTAGATCATGGGATTGAAACAAAAGAAGAAAGAATTGCAAAGGGGAAATCACCTGTTGGTACATTGATTCTGTCCGCACGCCATGAAGGGAATAATGTAGTAATAGAAGTTGAAGATGATGGTAGAGGACTTGATAGGGAGAAAATATTAAAGAAAGCAATTGAAAAAGGGTTAGTTGATGAAGTAAAGGCTTCAAGTTTACCTGATGAAAAAGTTTACGAATTTTTATTCATGCCTGGTTTTTCTACCAAAGAGCAAGTAAGTGAGCTTTCTGGTAGAGGAGTTGGAATGGATGTTGTTAAGAATACGGTAGAATCATTAAATGGAACTGTTCACATAGAGTCTAAAAAAGGTGTAGGAACAAAAGTGATAATAAAATTACCGTTGACACTTGCTATAATTCAGGCACTGCTTGTGAAAGTTGATAAATATATTTATGCAATTCCAATTTCAGTTATAGACAGCACATTAATTGTTTTACCTGAGGAAATCCAAATGGTTCAAAATAAGGAAGTAATAGTCAAAAGAGGGGAAGTAATTCCAATTATTAAACTTTGGGATGTTTTGGGAATAAAACACAACGAAGAACTTGATGAATTAAACGTAGTTGTAGTTAAAGTTGCAAATAGAAAATATGGGATTGCTGTTGATACATTAATTGGACAGGAAGATATTGTGATTAAATCTCTAGGAAAATTATTTGCTGATGTTAAAGAATTTAGTGGTGGTGCAACATTAGGTGATGGTAGTATTGCCTTGATTATTGATACGCTAAATTTAGTGGAGTGA